One window from the genome of Echinicola vietnamensis DSM 17526 encodes:
- a CDS encoding sensor histidine kinase: MFKKKQRGLLKVIIHLLVLGIIMSPALSFLTGTNNRPVSLFYFSITNISLLFFYVVNVIWLIPSFILKSRYLQYTLFLLGFMAVFIWLHHYFREAPPEMFREGHINGSEGFEKPRFSFHFFMPEFIRFLMIMGLGTSIELILQFEKEKKKYEELEKQKIIKELNFLKNQLNPHFLFNALNNIYSLARKKSEDTTPAILLLSDMLRYVLYESGKEKVPLEQEVTFIKNYVNLEKLKYHPEIAPKINCSFSILHEQFPIEPLLFITLIENAFKHGISYVSPSFILISMEENDKEILLSVINSVGNQKDGVLTNTNKEGLGISNLKKRLELLYPKKHSFKQIYENSTFKSFLTISK; the protein is encoded by the coding sequence ATGTTCAAAAAAAAACAAAGAGGCTTATTGAAGGTGATCATTCACCTATTGGTACTGGGGATCATCATGTCCCCAGCGCTTTCTTTTTTGACAGGGACCAATAATAGGCCGGTGTCTTTGTTCTATTTCAGCATTACTAATATAAGTCTTCTGTTTTTTTATGTAGTCAATGTGATTTGGCTAATCCCAAGTTTTATCCTAAAAAGCAGGTACCTGCAATACACCCTTTTTTTGCTGGGGTTTATGGCTGTTTTCATTTGGCTTCACCATTATTTTAGGGAAGCTCCTCCAGAGATGTTTCGAGAGGGGCACATAAATGGGTCGGAGGGGTTTGAGAAACCACGATTTAGTTTCCACTTTTTTATGCCAGAGTTTATCCGCTTTTTAATGATCATGGGACTTGGTACCAGCATCGAACTTATATTACAGTTTGAGAAGGAGAAAAAGAAGTACGAAGAATTAGAAAAGCAGAAGATCATCAAGGAGTTAAACTTTCTTAAAAATCAGCTTAATCCCCACTTTCTGTTTAATGCATTGAATAATATTTATTCTCTTGCAAGAAAGAAATCTGAAGATACCACACCGGCGATACTGCTGTTATCCGATATGTTACGATATGTGCTTTATGAATCCGGTAAGGAAAAGGTTCCCTTAGAGCAGGAGGTAACCTTTATCAAAAACTATGTCAATTTGGAAAAGCTGAAATACCATCCCGAAATCGCTCCAAAAATAAACTGCTCATTTTCCATTCTACATGAGCAGTTTCCGATAGAGCCGTTGTTGTTTATAACCCTAATAGAAAATGCATTTAAACACGGAATTAGTTATGTGTCTCCATCTTTCATACTGATATCGATGGAAGAAAACGATAAAGAGATATTGTTGTCCGTGATCAATAGTGTCGGAAACCAAAAGGACGGCGTGCTAACCAATACCAACAAAGAGGGATTGGGGATATCCAATTTAAAGAAACGGTTGGAGTTACTATATCCTAAAAAGCATAGCTTTAAACAAATCTATGAAAACAGTACGTTTAAGAGTTTTTTAACCATCAGTAAATGA
- a CDS encoding Kelch repeat-containing protein, producing the protein MRKENLLKFIILLLGLLSTFSCTDGEEETSEGNWVRRSYFDGDNRSNAAAFSIGNKAYIMGGYTGDEYLNDFWEYNAEGDYWERKGDFPGTARSNAVAFSIDGKGYVGTGYDGTDRLKDFWEYNPETDSWKEVAPFGGTARYDAVGFSLTGKGYIGTGYDGSEQKDFWQYDPASDSWQQIISMGGAKRQGAVAFVINDVAYVCTGINNGSYEFDLWALDGNSLAWTQKEDLDYDDDYLIYRSNGSAFTIGGYGYVTVGNRGSIIGSTWEYHPSTDSWAEKTDFEGTFRTGASAFSVNGERAFVLLGKSSSLRFDDIWELDPFVDYDEED; encoded by the coding sequence ATGCGTAAAGAGAACTTATTGAAATTCATTATTCTACTATTGGGATTATTGTCTACCTTTTCCTGTACTGATGGAGAAGAAGAAACATCAGAGGGAAACTGGGTCAGGAGGTCTTATTTTGACGGAGACAACAGGTCCAATGCAGCGGCATTTTCCATTGGAAATAAGGCCTATATCATGGGAGGTTATACTGGAGATGAATACTTAAATGACTTTTGGGAGTATAATGCAGAAGGGGATTATTGGGAAAGAAAAGGGGATTTTCCGGGAACTGCCAGAAGTAATGCAGTGGCCTTTTCTATTGACGGAAAAGGATATGTAGGAACAGGGTATGATGGTACGGACAGACTGAAGGATTTTTGGGAATACAATCCTGAAACCGATTCATGGAAGGAAGTGGCTCCATTTGGAGGCACTGCCAGGTATGATGCGGTAGGTTTTTCCCTGACGGGAAAAGGGTATATCGGGACCGGTTATGATGGGAGTGAGCAGAAGGATTTTTGGCAATATGATCCTGCTTCGGATTCTTGGCAGCAGATAATTAGCATGGGGGGTGCCAAAAGACAAGGTGCAGTGGCATTTGTTATCAATGACGTTGCGTATGTGTGTACCGGAATCAATAATGGCTCGTATGAGTTTGATTTATGGGCATTGGATGGGAATAGCTTAGCATGGACCCAAAAAGAAGATTTGGATTACGATGATGATTATCTGATTTATCGTTCCAATGGCAGTGCATTTACCATTGGCGGGTATGGCTACGTCACTGTGGGAAACAGAGGATCCATTATTGGCAGTACTTGGGAATACCATCCCTCCACAGATAGTTGGGCAGAAAAAACGGATTTTGAAGGGACTTTCAGGACAGGTGCCTCTGCCTTTTCCGTTAATGGAGAGCGTGCTTTTGTCTTGCTTGGTAAAAGTTCTAGTTTGCGATTTGATGATATATGGGAATTGGATCCTTTTGTTGATTACGACGAAGAGGATTGA
- a CDS encoding dihydrofolate reductase family protein, whose product MRKLSLFIATSLDGFIAGPNDDLSFLASVEKEGEDYGYAKFIDMVDTVIVGRKTYDYVLQHIGPGHYDNGGRDVYVITREVRPDQGKVTFHSDGLIELVEKLKAGAGNTIYCDGGAETIDGLLKHDLIDEMTISVIPILLGDGTRLFRKGRPEQRLKLMDVKTFDTGLVQMVFKRKDP is encoded by the coding sequence ATGAGAAAATTATCACTGTTTATCGCTACCAGTCTCGACGGGTTTATTGCCGGACCTAATGATGACCTAAGTTTTCTGGCATCAGTGGAAAAGGAAGGGGAAGATTATGGCTATGCCAAATTCATCGATATGGTGGATACGGTCATCGTCGGAAGAAAAACCTACGATTATGTCCTACAGCACATAGGTCCTGGACACTATGACAATGGAGGGAGGGACGTCTATGTCATCACCAGGGAAGTCAGACCAGACCAAGGCAAGGTGACTTTCCATTCGGATGGGCTTATCGAATTGGTGGAAAAGTTGAAAGCCGGGGCAGGAAATACCATCTATTGTGATGGTGGTGCAGAAACTATTGATGGGCTGTTGAAGCATGACCTGATCGATGAAATGACCATATCAGTAATTCCCATATTGCTTGGGGATGGCACCAGGCTGTTCAGGAAGGGCAGGCCTGAACAGCGGCTCAAACTGATGGATGTCAAAACATTTGATACCGGTCTGGTACAAATGGTGTTCAAGCGGAAGGATCCATGA
- a CDS encoding protocatechuate 3,4-dioxygenase subunit beta: MEKRTFLKQLGLSSLTFPFLTFCTENETPETENDMESGAGDGTCMITSTETAGPFPTHSPSSLTRMDIRGDRTGIDLDIEITILNGNESCAPMEGVMVDIWHCDKDGNYSEYGGTGMQQENYTDQHFLRGRQVTDVNGKVAYTSIFPRWYQGRATHIHVQVFNASNQSLLVTQIAFPEGTDSAVNQVNASSEEGYTKGMSGYTSNARDNVFSDGVETEMSILSGSISEGYRLTHHIVVNG, from the coding sequence ATGGAAAAAAGAACATTCTTAAAACAATTAGGCCTTAGCAGCTTGACGTTTCCATTTCTTACTTTTTGTACTGAAAACGAAACTCCGGAAACAGAGAATGATATGGAAAGCGGTGCAGGTGATGGCACATGTATGATCACTTCGACGGAAACAGCAGGTCCTTTCCCCACCCACTCCCCCTCGTCCCTTACTCGTATGGACATTCGTGGTGACCGAACGGGCATTGACCTTGACATCGAAATCACCATCCTTAATGGCAATGAAAGCTGCGCGCCTATGGAAGGGGTAATGGTAGACATTTGGCATTGTGATAAAGATGGAAACTATTCCGAATATGGAGGGACTGGCATGCAACAAGAAAATTATACTGACCAACATTTCCTTCGAGGACGACAGGTTACCGATGTCAATGGAAAAGTTGCTTACACCTCTATTTTCCCAAGATGGTACCAAGGCAGAGCCACACATATCCATGTGCAGGTTTTCAATGCGTCCAATCAATCTTTATTGGTAACCCAGATCGCCTTCCCAGAAGGGACTGATAGTGCTGTAAACCAAGTAAACGCCTCCAGTGAGGAAGGATACACCAAAGGTATGAGCGGCTACACTTCCAATGCGAGGGATAATGTATTCAGCGATGGGGTAGAAACCGAAATGTCCATCCTTTCTGGCAGTATCAGTGAAGGATACCGTTTGACACACCATATTGTAGTAAACGGATGA
- a CDS encoding DUF4270 family protein — protein MTKKTPFYLLFYMLMLTGCFQNESLTDSQMVINSDELELQLIEYTDIELFTYFNDSLVTNSLSSFMLGHHEDNYRGKIHAEPYLQFGISSGSSIDDDASLDSTVLILFYEDYHYDTLPAFDISVYELTEELEANDNGNIFSYQEFGHAEQPMVTARSRIVPHKDSLTITLPVSFGKQLFDLGKEHDGPFESTENLKDLFKGLMLTTGDNSSLVSYSEDSYIGFYYRIPSDLDEGAKTLKLPVNLGEEKFTHISVDRHSEFYESPAPYVNISREESQGVVMADLLMGASIRIELPNIHELLELADDYYITTASLRLPLKPNTYDRYFNPPVTTINTAIVDKKNLLIQYVGSTSLTSWDEQFQEKTFYEIPIKDFIDYKLSKGINNQDALWISVPPSTSTLQASGLIFSDISGEQKIKIDITYLPLN, from the coding sequence ATGACAAAAAAGACACCTTTTTATCTCTTGTTTTACATGCTCATGTTAACGGGCTGTTTCCAAAACGAGAGCCTTACAGACTCCCAGATGGTCATCAATAGTGATGAGCTAGAACTTCAGTTAATAGAATATACGGACATTGAATTATTCACCTATTTTAATGATTCATTGGTCACCAATAGCCTTAGCTCCTTTATGCTTGGGCATCACGAGGACAATTACCGTGGGAAAATTCATGCAGAACCCTATTTGCAGTTTGGGATAAGTTCGGGATCAAGTATCGATGATGATGCTTCATTGGACTCTACTGTGCTGATCCTGTTTTACGAAGATTATCACTATGATACACTTCCTGCCTTTGATATTTCTGTGTATGAGCTGACTGAAGAATTGGAGGCCAATGATAATGGCAATATTTTCAGCTATCAGGAGTTTGGTCATGCAGAACAACCCATGGTCACGGCACGATCTAGGATAGTTCCCCATAAGGATTCATTGACTATAACTTTACCAGTATCCTTTGGGAAGCAGTTGTTTGACTTGGGGAAGGAGCATGATGGCCCTTTTGAATCCACAGAAAACCTTAAGGACTTGTTTAAAGGATTGATGCTTACTACAGGAGACAACAGTTCCTTAGTGAGCTATTCGGAGGATTCCTATATTGGGTTTTATTACAGGATCCCCAGTGATCTTGATGAGGGTGCCAAGACACTGAAACTTCCCGTAAACCTAGGGGAAGAAAAATTTACACATATAAGTGTCGACCGGCATTCTGAATTTTATGAATCTCCAGCACCATATGTAAATATTTCCCGTGAGGAGTCTCAAGGAGTTGTTATGGCCGATTTGCTCATGGGGGCATCCATTCGTATAGAACTGCCCAATATCCATGAGCTGCTGGAACTGGCGGATGATTATTATATCACTACTGCCAGTCTAAGGCTTCCATTGAAGCCAAATACGTATGACAGGTATTTTAATCCGCCCGTTACTACGATCAATACCGCCATAGTGGATAAAAAAAATCTCCTTATCCAATACGTAGGAAGCACATCTTTGACGTCTTGGGATGAGCAATTCCAAGAAAAGACCTTTTACGAAATTCCTATCAAGGATTTCATTGATTACAAACTTTCTAAAGGAATCAATAACCAAGATGCCCTGTGGATTTCAGTTCCGCCTTCCACTAGCACACTGCAGGCTTCGGGGCTTATTTTCTCGGATATTTCAGGAGAGCAAAAAATAAAAATCGATATCACATATCTACCATTAAATTAA
- a CDS encoding DUF2141 domain-containing protein: MTITLLSLILLHLALPLPEEYAGTEIIIDNIDLSLGGNIKIQVFNELAVTSDRMVPILEKTIAANGDKSPITLAQLSTGKYMIAIMHDCNGNGKMDYSFFGVPKEGYAFSGQFSCGLKSAGPKFHMIKLNEGLQQVRMHLCY; the protein is encoded by the coding sequence ATGACAATTACTTTACTCTCTCTAATTCTCTTACACTTGGCACTACCTCTACCTGAAGAATATGCAGGTACCGAAATCATTATAGACAATATCGACCTCTCTTTAGGCGGGAATATTAAAATTCAGGTTTTTAATGAGCTTGCAGTAACTTCTGATAGGATGGTCCCCATCCTAGAAAAAACAATAGCTGCCAACGGAGATAAATCCCCGATAACACTGGCCCAATTGTCCACTGGAAAATACATGATAGCAATAATGCACGATTGCAATGGTAACGGAAAAATGGATTATTCCTTTTTTGGAGTTCCTAAAGAGGGTTATGCCTTCTCCGGTCAGTTTTCCTGTGGCTTAAAATCTGCTGGTCCAAAGTTTCACATGATAAAGCTAAATGAAGGGCTACAACAAGTCAGGATGCATTTATGTTATTGA
- the katG gene encoding catalase/peroxidase HPI: protein MKKALPFLSLVVFGLLALSCQQNHQGKEQSADGHSGATKKVKATENSDWWPNRLDLSILRQHSSLSDPMEENFDYIQAFNSLEYDSLKSDIQKVLTDSQDWWPADFGHYGGLFIRMAWHSAGTYRTGDGRGGSRAGQQRFAPLNSWPDNANLDKARRLLWPIKQKYGNKISWADLMVLTGNVALEDMGFETFGFAGGRIDTWEPETDVYWGAEKRWLSDEERYSGDRELEDPLAAVQMGLIYVNPEGPNGNPDPLLAADDIRATFGRMGMNEEETVALIAGGHTLGKAHGAGPASHVGDDPEAAGIEEQGFGWKSDYKSGKGADAITSGLEVTWTPTPTQWSHLFFVSLFENEWELTESPAGAYQWVAKDSDMTVPDAFDDSKRHAPTMFTTDLSLRFDPSFEKISRKFYENPELFNEAFAKAWFKLTHRDMGPKTTYLGPEAPQEDLIWQDPIPAVNHPLVDAKDIEGLKADLLNSGLSIQEMVTTAWASASTYRGSDRRGGANGARIRLAPQKDWEVNNPKQLAKVLGVYEKIQADFNASHGAKKVSLADLIVLAGDAAIEKAAANAGYEIEIPFVPGRMDAVQEQTDVESFAVLEPMADGFRNYLKTQYTLSTEELLVDKAQLLTLTAPEMTVLVGGMRSLAANYDGSEHGIFSENPAALSNDFFVKLLDMRTEWAPVDDTKEVFEGKDRKSGKVIYSATRADLIFGSNSELRALAEVYASDDAKEKFVKDFAKAWDKVMKLDRFDLRYR, encoded by the coding sequence ATGAAAAAGGCATTACCATTTTTAAGTTTGGTGGTCTTCGGATTGTTGGCATTATCCTGCCAGCAAAATCACCAAGGCAAGGAGCAGTCCGCAGATGGACATTCCGGCGCCACAAAGAAAGTAAAAGCTACCGAGAACAGCGATTGGTGGCCAAACAGGTTGGATCTAAGTATTCTGAGGCAGCATTCATCCCTTTCAGATCCAATGGAAGAGAATTTTGATTATATCCAAGCCTTCAATAGTCTGGAGTACGATTCCTTAAAAAGTGATATCCAAAAAGTATTGACAGATTCACAAGACTGGTGGCCGGCAGATTTTGGTCATTATGGAGGATTGTTCATCAGAATGGCCTGGCACAGTGCCGGAACTTACCGGACAGGTGATGGCCGTGGCGGTTCACGCGCTGGCCAGCAACGGTTTGCCCCATTGAACAGTTGGCCGGACAATGCCAATTTGGACAAAGCCAGGCGGTTATTGTGGCCAATTAAGCAAAAATATGGAAATAAAATCTCCTGGGCCGATCTTATGGTCTTAACGGGGAACGTAGCCCTTGAGGACATGGGGTTTGAGACGTTTGGATTTGCTGGGGGCAGGATAGATACCTGGGAGCCCGAAACCGATGTTTATTGGGGAGCCGAGAAAAGGTGGCTGAGTGATGAAGAGCGTTATTCGGGAGACCGAGAGCTCGAAGATCCCCTTGCGGCCGTTCAGATGGGATTGATATATGTGAATCCAGAAGGCCCCAATGGCAATCCAGACCCCTTATTGGCAGCGGATGATATCCGAGCGACTTTTGGCAGAATGGGGATGAACGAGGAAGAGACCGTTGCCTTGATTGCAGGAGGACACACGCTAGGCAAGGCCCACGGAGCAGGCCCTGCTTCCCATGTAGGGGACGATCCAGAGGCTGCAGGGATTGAAGAGCAGGGCTTTGGTTGGAAGAGTGATTATAAATCAGGAAAGGGAGCCGATGCCATTACATCTGGGCTAGAGGTCACCTGGACACCTACGCCCACGCAGTGGAGCCATTTGTTTTTTGTCAGCTTGTTCGAGAATGAGTGGGAACTGACCGAATCACCTGCCGGTGCGTACCAATGGGTGGCCAAGGATTCGGACATGACCGTTCCTGATGCATTTGACGATAGCAAACGTCATGCACCTACCATGTTTACCACGGACCTGTCCCTGAGATTTGATCCAAGTTTCGAAAAGATTTCCAGAAAGTTTTACGAAAACCCGGAACTGTTCAATGAGGCTTTTGCCAAAGCATGGTTTAAGCTTACCCACAGGGATATGGGGCCCAAGACCACTTATTTGGGCCCCGAGGCACCCCAAGAAGATTTGATCTGGCAAGATCCCATTCCTGCGGTAAATCATCCATTGGTCGATGCCAAAGACATTGAGGGATTAAAGGCCGACCTGTTAAATTCCGGGTTGAGCATTCAAGAAATGGTCACTACTGCCTGGGCTTCTGCTTCCACCTATAGAGGGTCTGACAGAAGAGGGGGAGCCAATGGTGCACGCATTAGACTGGCACCCCAAAAGGATTGGGAAGTCAATAATCCTAAGCAATTGGCCAAGGTTTTGGGCGTCTATGAAAAGATCCAAGCTGATTTCAATGCTTCACACGGGGCAAAAAAAGTGTCCTTAGCAGATCTGATTGTACTGGCTGGAGATGCGGCCATTGAAAAGGCAGCTGCCAATGCGGGGTACGAAATAGAGATCCCTTTCGTACCAGGGCGAATGGATGCGGTCCAAGAGCAAACGGATGTGGAATCCTTTGCGGTATTGGAACCAATGGCGGATGGTTTTAGGAACTATCTCAAGACCCAATATACGTTATCCACTGAAGAGCTACTGGTGGACAAGGCCCAGTTACTGACGTTGACGGCTCCGGAGATGACCGTTTTGGTGGGGGGAATGCGATCTTTGGCAGCCAATTATGATGGCAGTGAGCACGGCATTTTTTCCGAAAATCCAGCTGCCCTAAGCAATGATTTCTTTGTAAAGCTATTGGACATGCGTACAGAGTGGGCTCCAGTGGATGATACCAAAGAGGTGTTTGAGGGCAAGGACAGAAAATCTGGAAAAGTTATCTATTCGGCCACTCGAGCTGATCTCATCTTTGGCTCCAATTCCGAACTGAGAGCATTGGCAGAGGTATATGCGAGTGATGATGCGAAAGAGAAATTTGTGAAGGATTTTGCGAAAGCATGGGACAAAGTGATGAAGTTGGATCGTTTTGATTTGAGGTATCGTTAA
- a CDS encoding LytR/AlgR family response regulator transcription factor has product MNINCIIIDDETLAVDILEDYISKIPLLTLKGKFNSAIQAMDSIMRNKVDLIFLDINMPDINGIKFYEGLPQKPKVIFTTAYSEYAVKGFEINATDYLLKPIGFDRFFQAVSKILNQSDLAKEPNTSISSEIQQTKEQRGFIFIKVEHSTIKINLNEISYFEGYKDYVKIHLINEKHPVLTLNSIKHYEMSLFSKGFIRVHKSYIVSIDQIENISRNKVKLYQKDLFITIGESYRDFFYELVVRKNL; this is encoded by the coding sequence ATGAACATCAATTGTATCATTATCGACGATGAAACATTGGCCGTGGATATTTTGGAGGATTATATTTCCAAAATTCCCCTGCTTACCCTAAAGGGAAAGTTCAATTCCGCCATACAGGCCATGGACAGTATCATGCGAAATAAGGTAGACCTTATATTTTTGGACATCAATATGCCCGATATCAATGGAATAAAATTCTATGAGGGCTTACCGCAAAAGCCAAAAGTGATTTTTACCACTGCCTATAGTGAATATGCTGTCAAAGGTTTTGAAATCAATGCCACAGACTATTTGCTCAAGCCTATTGGTTTTGATCGGTTTTTTCAGGCAGTCAGTAAAATCCTTAATCAATCTGATTTGGCGAAGGAACCCAATACTTCCATATCCAGCGAAATACAGCAAACAAAGGAGCAGCGTGGTTTCATTTTCATAAAAGTGGAGCATAGCACCATCAAAATTAACTTAAATGAAATCTCTTATTTTGAAGGATACAAGGATTATGTAAAAATCCATTTGATTAACGAAAAGCATCCTGTTTTGACGCTTAATTCTATAAAGCACTACGAAATGAGTTTGTTTTCAAAGGGATTTATCCGGGTTCATAAATCCTATATCGTGTCCATTGACCAGATAGAGAACATTAGCAGAAACAAAGTTAAATTGTATCAAAAGGACCTGTTCATTACCATTGGAGAGTCATACAGGGATTTTTTTTATGAATTGGTGGTGCGTAAAAACCTATAA
- a CDS encoding sialate O-acetylesterase produces the protein MILKAHWSYGAVKLPYLISDGMVLQRNHEIRIWGWADAGEVVKVDFVGEMKETTTGTDGMWEVIFPARAAGGPYEMNIIGNDHSFLLKDVWIGDVWVCSGQSNMEQTMARVEPMFPDEVKNANNPKIRYFDVPDAYDFSTPQLDVTGGKWVAADQENIKQFSAVAYFFAQKVHRKYGIPIGLINASVGGSPIQSWIREKELKRFPEDYKEAVRFQNPNLIKAIEEEDRDNRRKWHLEVRKKDKGYADQSMTWLDAKYHPENWNVMERLDLLPVEKGKQPGNGVYWFRKEFYLEQDQVGELEAKLLLGTIVDSDSAYVNGELVGTTAYQYPPRRYSVPKGVLKPGKNLLVVRVINERGRGGFVKDKPYQIEVGEEVVDLKNDWIYKQGAVMPPMPGQTFIRFKPLGLYHAMISPLHEFPVKGVLWYQGESNAGQPHTYEDQMVSLIEGWRKSWGVPKLPFLFVQLPNFMAPTDDPHSGNWPELREAQRKTLKVPHTGMAVTIDVGEANDIHPLDKKTVGERLALQAFKVAYGEKKGPFSGPELKKVKVKGSKIILTFEEIGEGLNTKEGRPPKGFAVAGKGQNYQWVAAKIANNKVVLDCSHIEQPEKVCYAWANNPVQANLVNEKGLPASPFEVVIDDPR, from the coding sequence TTGATCCTTAAGGCTCATTGGAGCTATGGAGCGGTAAAACTGCCCTATTTGATCAGTGATGGAATGGTCCTTCAAAGGAACCACGAAATTCGTATTTGGGGTTGGGCAGATGCCGGAGAAGTGGTGAAAGTGGATTTTGTAGGGGAAATGAAAGAGACTACTACTGGCACTGATGGAATGTGGGAGGTGATTTTTCCTGCTAGGGCAGCAGGGGGACCTTATGAGATGAACATTATTGGGAATGACCATTCTTTTTTATTGAAGGATGTTTGGATAGGGGATGTGTGGGTTTGCTCAGGCCAGTCCAATATGGAGCAGACCATGGCCAGAGTAGAACCCATGTTCCCAGATGAGGTGAAAAATGCCAATAATCCAAAAATCCGCTATTTTGATGTGCCGGATGCTTATGATTTTTCTACTCCCCAACTAGATGTAACGGGAGGGAAGTGGGTCGCTGCAGATCAGGAAAATATTAAGCAGTTTTCAGCTGTGGCCTATTTTTTTGCACAAAAAGTTCACCGGAAATATGGGATTCCAATTGGTTTGATCAATGCCAGTGTGGGGGGCTCACCGATTCAGTCATGGATCAGGGAGAAAGAACTGAAACGTTTTCCCGAGGATTACAAGGAAGCCGTACGGTTTCAAAACCCAAACCTGATCAAAGCAATAGAAGAGGAGGACAGAGACAATAGGCGGAAGTGGCATCTTGAAGTAAGAAAAAAAGATAAGGGGTATGCGGATCAGTCCATGACTTGGCTTGATGCTAAATACCACCCTGAAAATTGGAACGTTATGGAGCGGTTGGATTTGCTACCGGTAGAAAAGGGGAAGCAGCCGGGAAATGGCGTGTATTGGTTTCGAAAGGAGTTTTATCTGGAACAGGACCAGGTTGGAGAGTTAGAGGCAAAATTACTTTTAGGAACCATTGTGGACAGTGACTCAGCCTATGTTAATGGGGAATTAGTGGGAACCACTGCTTATCAATATCCTCCCCGAAGGTATAGTGTTCCTAAGGGAGTTTTGAAGCCCGGAAAGAACCTCTTGGTGGTTCGAGTGATCAATGAGCGTGGCCGAGGAGGTTTTGTCAAAGATAAACCCTATCAGATTGAAGTGGGCGAAGAGGTTGTTGACTTAAAAAATGATTGGATTTACAAACAAGGGGCAGTCATGCCCCCAATGCCAGGACAGACTTTTATTAGGTTCAAGCCATTGGGACTTTATCATGCTATGATATCGCCTTTGCATGAATTTCCTGTAAAGGGCGTCCTTTGGTACCAAGGGGAATCCAATGCCGGTCAGCCTCATACATATGAAGATCAAATGGTCTCGTTGATTGAAGGGTGGAGGAAATCCTGGGGGGTGCCAAAATTACCTTTTCTCTTTGTGCAACTTCCCAATTTTATGGCACCAACAGATGATCCACATTCAGGAAACTGGCCAGAGTTGAGAGAAGCCCAGAGAAAGACGCTAAAGGTGCCCCATACGGGAATGGCGGTGACCATAGATGTGGGAGAAGCCAATGATATTCATCCATTGGACAAGAAGACTGTTGGTGAGCGCTTGGCCCTTCAGGCATTCAAAGTAGCATATGGCGAAAAAAAAGGTCCTTTTTCAGGTCCTGAATTAAAAAAAGTAAAAGTGAAGGGAAGTAAAATAATTCTGACGTTCGAGGAAATAGGCGAAGGCTTAAACACCAAAGAAGGCAGGCCACCTAAGGGGTTTGCAGTAGCAGGAAAGGGACAAAACTATCAATGGGTAGCGGCTAAAATTGCAAATAATAAGGTTGTTTTGGATTGCAGTCATATTGAACAGCCCGAAAAGGTTTGTTATGCTTGGGCAAATAATCCTGTTCAGGCCAATCTGGTCAATGAAAAGGGATTGCCAGCCTCACCCTTTGAAGTCGTCATTGATGATCCTCGTTGA